A genomic stretch from Erigeron canadensis isolate Cc75 chromosome 9, C_canadensis_v1, whole genome shotgun sequence includes:
- the LOC122583198 gene encoding uncharacterized protein LOC122583198 yields MITKSLKAFTATLGGQSSGYVLIHKTGGSVDQVDAAEKLIRAFIRERYADNPCPPLLMEPGLYRTSIPLSEEKIFGLMRSYDNQVIMEAQTGTWLEIELDDVTSNPTGIVIYGSYESQVHKAVDLITKIISAVSFSFVTSPVNFSFELQYEPIPKEAIWFLCQEYPASRKHDRGEAEERPPSKKQGTMNLGVGNETMDMECGMVT; encoded by the exons ATGATTACGAAAAGTTTAAAAGCTTTCACCGCGACTCTGGGGGGGCAATCATCGGGATATGTTCTGATCCACAAGACAGGAGGTTCTGTTGATCAGGTCGATGCTGCCGAAAAGCTCATTAGAGCTTTTATCCGAGAG AGATATGCTGACAACCCATGCCCACCACTTTTGATGGAACCAGGATTATATCGGACTAGTATACCCTTGTCTGAAGAGAAG ATCTTTGGTTTGATGCGCAGCTATGACAATCAGGTCATAATGGAAGCACAAACTGGTACTTGGCTGGAG ATAGAATTAGACGATGTGACGTCAAACCCGACTGGCATAGTCATATATGGGAGTTATGAATCTCAGGTCCACAAAGCGGTTGATCTAATTACCAAAATTATCTCCGCGGTAAGTTTTAGCTTTGTCACAAGTCCAGTAAATTTTTCT TTTGAGCTTCAGTATGAACCTATCCCTAAAGAAGCCATATGGTTTCTTTGTCAAGAATACCCTGCTTCTAGAAAGCATGACCGTGGAGAAGCTGAAGAACGACCGCCTTCAAAGAAGCAGGGGACAATGAATCTGGGAGTCGGAAATGAAACCATGGACATGGAATGTGGTATGGTAACCTAa
- the LOC122581700 gene encoding tropinone reductase-like 3: MCAHQNRQNESLLISHSVQTKQNKNHLVFLIDQQTKKKKKQEIKERKGMEKTSSKMIGRRFEGKVAIVTASTQGIGFAIALRLGLEGASVVISSRRQRNVDEAVKKLQEQGIEVLGLVCHVSNAQQRKNLIDQTIQKYGKIDVVVSNAAANPSVDAILETKESALDKLWEINVKTSILLLQDASPHLSKGSSIVFISSISAFQPPSGLAMYGVTKTALLGLTKALANELAPHTRVNCVAPGFVPTHFAEFITTNAAMKKAIEDQTPLKRLGTTEDMAAATAFLASDDASYITGETIVVAGGAPSRL; encoded by the exons ATGTGTGCACACCAAAATCGGCAAAACGAAAGTCTATTAATTTCACACTCTGTCCaaactaaacaaaacaaaaaccatcTTGTTTTTCTGATTGAtcaacaaacaaagaaaaaaaaaaaacaagaaattaagGAAAGAAAAGGAATGGAGAAAACATCATCAAAAATGATAGGAAGAAGATTTGAAGGGAAAGTAGCAATAGTAACAGCATCAACACAAGGCATAGGTTTTGCTATTGCTCTTCGTCTTGGCTTAGAAGGTGCTTCTGTTGTCATCTCTTCTCGCAGACAG AGAAATGTTGACGAGGCAGTTAAAAAGCTCCAAGAACAAGGAATTGAAGTCTTGGGGTTGGTATGTCATGTTTCTAATGCACAACAGAGGAAGAATCTTATTGACCAGACAATTCAA AAATATGGAAAAATTGATGTAGTTGTCTCAAATGCTGCTGCTAATCCCTCAGTTGATGCCATTCTCGAAACTAAGGAATCAGCCCTTGACAAGCTTTGGGAAATTAATGTTAAAACCTCTATACTGCTTCTTCAG GATGCATCCCCTCACTTGTCGAAAGGTTCATCCATTGTTTTCATTTCCTCCATCAGTGCTTTCCAGCCGCCATCTGGCTTGGCTATGTACGGTGTCACAAAAACGGCTCTTCTTGGTCTTACAAAG GCTCTTGCAAATGAGTTGGCCCCACATACTCGTGTCAACTGTGTTGCTCCAGGGTTCGTACCTACACACTTTGCTGAATTCATTACCACCAATGCAGCCATG AAAAAGGCCATTGAAGATCAGACACCACTAAAGAGGCTTGGAACGACAGAAGACATGGCTGCAGCCACTGCTTTCTTGGCTTCTGATGACGCGTCATATATAACAGGCGAGACTATCGTAGTTGCTGGAGGAGCGCCATCTAGGCTATAA
- the LOC122582943 gene encoding tropinone reductase-like 3 isoform X2 produces the protein MEKTSKIGRRFEGKVAIITASTQGIGFGIAQRLGLEGASVVISSRRQKYGKIDVVVSNAAAIPSGNAILQTQEFALDKIWEINVKSSILLLQDASPYLTKGSSIVFISSTSAFQPPAGFLAMYGVTKTTLLGLTKALAAELAPHTRVNCVAPGLVPTQFTEYITSNETIRKEFEKPILMKRFGTTEDMAAATAYLASDDASYITGETIVVGGGVPSRL, from the exons ATGGAGAAAACATCAAAGATTGGTAGAAGATTTGAAGGCAAAGTCGCAATAATAACAGCATCAACACAAGGCATAGGTTTCGGCATTGCTCAACGCCTTGGCTTAGAAGGTGCATCTGTTGTCATCTCTTCTCGTAGACAG AAATATGGGAAAATAGATGTAGTAGTGTCAAATGCTGCTGCTATCCCCTCTGGTAATGCCATTCTCCAAACTCAAGAATTTGCCCTTGACAAGATATGGGAAATCAATGTTAAAAGCTCTATACTACTTCTTCAg GATGCATCCCCTTACCTAACCAAAGGTTCATCGATCGTTTTCATTTCTTCCACTAGTGCTTTCCAACCTCCAGCCGGCTTCTTGGCTATGTATGGCGTCACAAAGACAACTCTTCTTGGTCTCACAAAG GCTCTTGCAGCCGAGTTGGCCCCACATACTCGTGTAAATTGTGTTGCTCCAGGGTTGGTCCCTACTCAGTTTACCGAATATATTACCAGCAATGAAACCATC agaaaagaatttgaaaaaccGATATTAATGAAGAGGTTTGGGACAACAGAAGACATGGCCGCGGCAACTGCTTATTTGGCTTCTGATGACGCCTCGTATATAACTGGTGAGACCATTGTGGTTGGCGGAGGAGTACCTTCCAGGTTATAA
- the LOC122582943 gene encoding tropinone reductase-like 3 isoform X1 — MEKTSKIGRRFEGKVAIITASTQGIGFGIAQRLGLEGASVVISSRRQRNVDEAVKKLKELEIEVLGLVCHVSNAQQRKNLIEQTIQKYGKIDVVVSNAAAIPSGNAILQTQEFALDKIWEINVKSSILLLQDASPYLTKGSSIVFISSTSAFQPPAGFLAMYGVTKTTLLGLTKALAAELAPHTRVNCVAPGLVPTQFTEYITSNETIRKEFEKPILMKRFGTTEDMAAATAYLASDDASYITGETIVVGGGVPSRL, encoded by the exons ATGGAGAAAACATCAAAGATTGGTAGAAGATTTGAAGGCAAAGTCGCAATAATAACAGCATCAACACAAGGCATAGGTTTCGGCATTGCTCAACGCCTTGGCTTAGAAGGTGCATCTGTTGTCATCTCTTCTCGTAGACAG AGAAACGTAGATGAGGCGGTTAAAAAGCTCAAGGAACTAGAGATTGAAGTGTTGGGATTGGTATGTCATGTTTCCAATGCGCAACAGAGAAAGAACCTCATTGAGCAGACAATTCAg AAATATGGGAAAATAGATGTAGTAGTGTCAAATGCTGCTGCTATCCCCTCTGGTAATGCCATTCTCCAAACTCAAGAATTTGCCCTTGACAAGATATGGGAAATCAATGTTAAAAGCTCTATACTACTTCTTCAg GATGCATCCCCTTACCTAACCAAAGGTTCATCGATCGTTTTCATTTCTTCCACTAGTGCTTTCCAACCTCCAGCCGGCTTCTTGGCTATGTATGGCGTCACAAAGACAACTCTTCTTGGTCTCACAAAG GCTCTTGCAGCCGAGTTGGCCCCACATACTCGTGTAAATTGTGTTGCTCCAGGGTTGGTCCCTACTCAGTTTACCGAATATATTACCAGCAATGAAACCATC agaaaagaatttgaaaaaccGATATTAATGAAGAGGTTTGGGACAACAGAAGACATGGCCGCGGCAACTGCTTATTTGGCTTCTGATGACGCCTCGTATATAACTGGTGAGACCATTGTGGTTGGCGGAGGAGTACCTTCCAGGTTATAA